One window from the genome of Natrialba magadii ATCC 43099 encodes:
- a CDS encoding heavy metal translocating P-type ATPase yields the protein MTETNDTNRDPDATADSDTGCTLCELPVEGSGVVDDGNAFCCVGCRDVYDALGDVEDVDATDIRDARSAPDAESEGKDEVEDRTVPPGHETTFLEVDGMYCATCEAFIESVASNTEGVSHASSSYVTDTARIDHDPETVSVETLKEEISKLGYSAYDREDAISRRRADNWEMGRVAVGVLMGMMVMMQYIVIIYPTYFGGLFYDDRTTEFLTEALASGRATPFYIGIAALTTIILMITGKPILQGAYVAIKTRSPNMDLLVSIAAISAYLYSTLSIVVGDPELYYDVTVAIIVIVTVGGYYESTLKRKAMDRLSDLTAVQVDEARRVYTSGDGDTSTAIDSGTAVDSSTVTDDENTDTTSNGETTVAVDELESGDHVLVRTGERIPIDGTVVGGQAAVDEAVVTGESLPVTKESGDEVVGGSIVSDGSLTVAVGEDATSTLDRISELVWDLQSGTHGIQKLADKLATIFVPLVLVLAFVVTSIYLLLGASIADALLVGLTVLIVSCPCALGLATPLAVAAGIRDALERSIVVFDDSVFERIRNADTVVFDKTGTLTTGDMTVVDTDLADDLLEQAAVLESRSAHPVGEAIAAATPASPVADGGAVASSEDELAVADGEATEEGRETGGDDRIDSFESHRNGVSGVVDGDDLIVGHPDLFRDRGWTVPGNLAEQIADARETGRVPVAVGRNGAADGLIVVGDDLREGWDETLTAISESGTDIVVLTGDDRRAAAQFREHDAVDQVFAGVPPEGKAETVDRLKRTGQTVMIGDGTNDAPALASADLGVALGGGTAMAADAADVALVDDDLSSVDTVFELARATDRRVKGNIGWAFCYNAIAIPLAVTGLLNPLFAAIAMGASSLLVVTNSSRPLLD from the coding sequence ATGACAGAGACGAACGACACGAACCGAGACCCGGACGCCACGGCGGACAGTGACACCGGCTGTACGCTCTGTGAGCTGCCGGTCGAGGGCAGCGGCGTCGTCGACGACGGCAACGCGTTCTGCTGTGTCGGCTGTCGAGACGTCTACGACGCGCTCGGCGACGTCGAGGACGTTGACGCGACGGATATCCGGGACGCACGTTCGGCGCCCGACGCGGAGAGCGAGGGGAAGGACGAGGTCGAAGACAGAACGGTCCCACCGGGCCACGAGACCACCTTCCTCGAGGTCGACGGCATGTACTGTGCGACCTGCGAGGCGTTCATCGAGTCCGTCGCGTCGAACACCGAGGGCGTCAGCCACGCCAGCTCGAGTTACGTGACGGATACGGCGCGGATCGACCACGATCCGGAGACGGTGTCGGTCGAAACGCTCAAAGAAGAGATCAGCAAGCTCGGCTACAGCGCCTACGACCGCGAGGACGCCATCAGCCGCCGTCGAGCCGACAACTGGGAGATGGGACGCGTCGCCGTCGGCGTCCTGATGGGGATGATGGTGATGATGCAGTACATCGTTATCATCTACCCGACCTACTTCGGTGGGCTGTTCTACGACGACCGCACAACCGAGTTCCTCACCGAAGCGCTCGCGAGCGGCCGCGCGACGCCGTTCTACATCGGCATCGCTGCACTGACGACGATCATCCTGATGATCACCGGGAAGCCGATCCTGCAGGGCGCCTACGTGGCGATCAAAACTCGATCGCCGAACATGGACCTGCTCGTCTCGATCGCAGCCATCAGTGCCTACCTCTACAGTACGCTCTCGATCGTCGTCGGTGATCCAGAACTGTACTACGACGTGACCGTCGCCATCATCGTCATCGTCACCGTCGGCGGCTACTACGAGTCGACGCTCAAACGCAAGGCGATGGACCGCCTCTCCGATCTGACTGCGGTGCAGGTCGATGAAGCCCGCCGGGTCTACACCAGTGGTGACGGCGATACGAGCACTGCCATCGACAGTGGCACCGCCGTCGACAGCAGCACCGTCACCGACGACGAAAACACTGACACCACCAGCAACGGCGAGACAACCGTCGCCGTCGATGAACTCGAGTCCGGTGATCACGTCCTGGTCCGCACCGGCGAGCGAATCCCTATCGACGGCACCGTGGTCGGCGGTCAGGCCGCAGTCGACGAAGCCGTCGTCACCGGCGAATCCCTGCCCGTGACCAAGGAGTCGGGCGACGAGGTCGTCGGCGGCTCGATCGTTTCCGACGGCTCGCTCACCGTCGCAGTCGGCGAGGACGCCACGAGCACGCTCGACCGGATCAGCGAACTCGTCTGGGACCTCCAGAGTGGCACCCACGGCATCCAGAAGCTCGCGGACAAACTGGCGACGATCTTCGTCCCGCTCGTCCTCGTGCTCGCGTTCGTCGTGACAAGCATCTACCTCCTCCTCGGTGCCAGTATTGCCGACGCCCTGCTCGTCGGCCTCACTGTCCTGATCGTCTCCTGTCCGTGCGCGCTCGGCCTCGCGACCCCCCTCGCCGTCGCCGCCGGGATCCGGGACGCACTCGAGCGTTCCATCGTCGTTTTCGACGACAGCGTCTTCGAGCGCATCCGGAACGCAGACACTGTCGTCTTCGACAAGACCGGCACGCTGACGACCGGCGACATGACCGTCGTCGACACCGACCTCGCGGACGACCTGCTCGAACAGGCGGCGGTACTCGAGAGCCGCTCTGCCCACCCGGTCGGTGAGGCGATTGCGGCAGCGACGCCAGCGTCGCCGGTAGCGGACGGTGGAGCGGTTGCGTCATCGGAGGACGAACTGGCTGTAGCCGACGGAGAGGCGACCGAAGAGGGTCGCGAAACTGGAGGCGACGACCGAATCGACTCGTTCGAATCCCATCGCAACGGCGTCTCCGGCGTCGTCGACGGCGACGACCTCATCGTCGGGCATCCGGACCTGTTCCGTGATCGGGGGTGGACCGTGCCGGGCAACCTCGCTGAGCAGATCGCAGACGCGCGCGAAACCGGGCGCGTTCCGGTCGCCGTCGGCCGCAACGGCGCTGCGGACGGCCTGATCGTCGTCGGCGACGATCTCCGCGAGGGCTGGGACGAGACGCTCACCGCGATTTCGGAGTCGGGGACTGATATCGTCGTCCTGACCGGCGATGACCGCCGCGCAGCCGCGCAGTTCCGCGAGCACGACGCCGTCGATCAGGTGTTCGCCGGCGTCCCGCCGGAGGGGAAAGCTGAAACCGTCGACCGACTGAAGCGGACCGGCCAGACGGTGATGATCGGCGACGGGACGAACGACGCGCCGGCGCTCGCCAGCGCGGATCTCGGCGTCGCACTCGGCGGCGGAACGGCGATGGCAGCCGACGCCGCCGACGTGGCGCTCGTCGATGACGACCTCTCGTCGGTCGACACCGTCTTCGAACTCGCGCGGGCGACGGACCGCCGCGTCAAGGGCAACATCGGCTGGGCGTTCTGTTACAACGCGATCGCGATCCCGCTCGCGGTGACAGGACTCCTGAACCCGCTGTTCGCCGCCATCGCGATGGGTGCGAGCAGCCTGCTCGTCGTCACGAACTCCTCACGGCCACTGCTCGATTAA
- a CDS encoding sulfite exporter TauE/SafE family protein, which yields MDPLSLLGIDVVLFFVIGLLAGAHCIGMCGPLVTIYASRMTDDSDGTSGNDTGTDKSNGDGSVRTDGSGATATTRSRSGHLTTYEVRQHALFNLGRTASYTLLGAAFGALGGLLFVTTEQLTPALEFTRGTLGLLIGAFVMITGVYYVLGKTASGGIHLPGLERVTGWLTTYVDRLANGPGIVGLGALHGLLPCPILYPAFLYAFATGSPTGGAIALAALGLGTVPAVFAYGTIIDSIDVAHRRRVHQLLGVAFVVLGYVLFAHGLMSLGIHVPHPELPFYDGIDAPGVESGGHGHH from the coding sequence ATGGATCCACTCTCGCTCCTCGGCATCGACGTCGTGTTGTTCTTCGTGATCGGTCTGTTAGCCGGTGCCCACTGCATCGGCATGTGTGGGCCGCTCGTGACGATTTACGCGAGTCGGATGACCGACGACAGTGACGGGACCAGCGGAAACGACACGGGCACGGACAAGAGCAACGGCGACGGCTCCGTCCGAACCGACGGCAGCGGTGCCACAGCAACCACCCGCTCCCGCTCCGGTCACCTCACCACCTACGAAGTCCGCCAACACGCACTGTTCAACCTCGGGCGCACCGCGAGCTACACCCTCCTCGGCGCGGCCTTCGGCGCACTCGGCGGCCTCCTGTTCGTGACCACCGAGCAACTGACGCCGGCACTCGAGTTCACTCGCGGAACGCTCGGATTGCTCATCGGTGCGTTCGTCATGATAACGGGAGTCTACTACGTGCTCGGGAAGACGGCTAGCGGTGGGATTCACCTGCCGGGGCTCGAGCGCGTGACGGGCTGGTTGACGACGTACGTCGATCGGCTCGCGAACGGGCCAGGTATCGTCGGTCTCGGTGCGCTTCACGGTCTCTTGCCCTGCCCAATTCTCTACCCGGCGTTTCTGTACGCCTTCGCAACTGGGTCCCCGACCGGCGGGGCGATCGCGCTCGCAGCCCTTGGACTCGGGACGGTACCAGCGGTCTTCGCGTACGGGACGATCATCGATTCTATCGACGTGGCACACCGCCGCCGGGTACACCAGCTCCTCGGGGTCGCGTTCGTCGTCCTCGGCTACGTCCTGTTCGCTCACGGGCTGATGAGCCTTGGAATCCACGTTCCACACCCCGAGTTGCCGTTCTACGACGGTATCGACGCACCGGGTGTCGAGTCGGGCGGCCACGGCCACCATTGA
- the hmgB gene encoding hydroxymethylglutaryl-CoA synthase, with product MTAVGIDAIEIWTGNLKLDLPGTFAPQKGEDPEKYTKGLGLNASSFPDSYEDIVTMGANAAHRLMERKGLEPDDIGRIDVATESSFDNSKPVSTYVAGCLESVYDGDFHHANKGERKFACIAGTQSLDDAFNWIRAGRNRGRGALVIATDTALYARGDAGEATQGAGAVAMYIDEDPDLIELSAEQGYGSADETDFLKPNQQFPSVDGKRSVQVYLARMREALEDYESVAGDVHPDDFVFAPFHTPFPGMVRKAAMLAYRHVTRDTAVEEELAEEIGRQPRREAFDDEEAFRDAVREYMDALKETDRYQEWYAETIDPTLALSREVGNWYTGSVHIARASALKQALESGRDLTGETLLIGSYGSGAQAEIHSEIVQDGWEEEIEALNVDEQLEARYDMDWADYEQIHDAHNHEMDIDVEEFTTPEDEFVFDGWGRMGERKYRYVE from the coding sequence CCTTCCCGGGACGTTCGCGCCGCAGAAGGGCGAAGACCCCGAAAAGTACACGAAAGGGCTCGGCCTCAACGCGAGTTCGTTCCCCGACAGTTACGAGGACATCGTCACCATGGGCGCAAACGCGGCCCACCGCCTGATGGAGCGCAAGGGCCTCGAACCCGACGATATCGGCCGTATCGACGTCGCAACCGAGAGCTCGTTCGACAACTCGAAGCCAGTTTCGACGTACGTCGCTGGCTGCCTCGAATCAGTCTACGACGGCGACTTCCACCACGCGAACAAGGGCGAGCGCAAGTTCGCCTGCATCGCCGGCACGCAGAGTCTGGACGACGCGTTCAACTGGATCCGTGCGGGTCGCAACCGCGGCCGCGGCGCGCTCGTCATCGCCACTGACACCGCACTCTACGCCCGCGGCGACGCCGGCGAGGCAACCCAGGGCGCGGGTGCCGTCGCGATGTACATCGACGAAGACCCCGACCTGATCGAACTCTCCGCCGAACAGGGCTACGGCTCGGCCGACGAAACCGACTTCCTCAAACCGAATCAGCAGTTCCCCTCGGTCGACGGCAAGCGCTCCGTGCAGGTCTACCTCGCACGCATGCGTGAAGCTCTGGAGGACTACGAGAGCGTCGCGGGCGACGTCCATCCCGACGATTTCGTGTTCGCGCCGTTCCACACGCCGTTCCCAGGTATGGTGCGCAAGGCAGCGATGCTCGCGTATCGCCACGTTACGCGTGATACGGCGGTCGAAGAGGAACTCGCCGAAGAGATCGGTCGACAGCCCCGTAGAGAGGCGTTCGACGACGAAGAGGCGTTCCGCGATGCCGTTCGCGAGTACATGGACGCGCTCAAGGAGACCGACCGGTACCAGGAGTGGTACGCCGAGACGATCGATCCCACACTGGCGCTCTCGCGTGAGGTCGGCAACTGGTACACTGGTTCGGTTCACATCGCCCGCGCAAGCGCGCTGAAGCAGGCCCTCGAGTCCGGTCGCGATCTGACGGGCGAGACGCTACTGATCGGCTCCTACGGGAGCGGTGCGCAGGCCGAGATTCACTCAGAAATCGTCCAAGACGGCTGGGAGGAAGAAATCGAGGCGCTGAACGTCGACGAGCAACTCGAGGCGCGCTACGATATGGACTGGGCGGATTACGAGCAGATCCACGACGCGCACAACCACGAGATGGACATCGACGTCGAGGAGTTCACGACGCCCGAAGACGAGTTCGTCTTCGACGGCTGGGGTCGGATGGGCGAGCGGAAATACCGCTACGTCGAGTAA